From a single Streptomyces liliifuscus genomic region:
- a CDS encoding endonuclease I family protein, which produces MSVAHKGSWKALAVGVSAVLVGLTLPTVAATPAAATTTAYDDTYYAGAIGKTGTALKSSLHSIISDQTTISYSAVWNALKVTDQDPNNSSNVVLLYSGISRSKSLNGGATGNWNREHTWAQSHGDFGTSAGPGTDLHHLRPEDVQVNSIRGNKDFDNGGSSFTNSGGSLTDSNSFEPRSAVKGDVARMILYMAVRYEGDDAWEDLEPNDSVSNGSVPYHGRLSVLKQWNEADPPSAFEERRNELIYSNYQGNRNPFIDHPEWVEAIW; this is translated from the coding sequence ATGTCCGTTGCGCACAAAGGCAGTTGGAAGGCGCTGGCGGTAGGCGTTTCCGCCGTCCTCGTCGGCCTCACGCTCCCGACGGTCGCCGCGACCCCCGCCGCGGCAACTACCACCGCGTACGACGACACGTACTACGCGGGCGCGATCGGCAAGACCGGCACGGCCCTCAAGAGCTCGCTGCACTCGATCATCAGCGACCAGACCACGATCTCGTACTCCGCGGTCTGGAACGCGCTCAAGGTCACCGACCAGGACCCGAACAACAGCAGCAACGTGGTTCTGCTGTACTCCGGCATCTCGCGGAGCAAGTCCCTCAACGGCGGCGCGACCGGCAACTGGAACCGTGAGCACACGTGGGCCCAGTCGCACGGCGACTTCGGCACCTCCGCCGGCCCGGGCACGGACCTGCACCACCTGCGCCCCGAGGACGTCCAGGTCAACAGCATCCGCGGCAACAAGGACTTCGACAACGGCGGCAGCAGCTTCACCAACAGCGGCGGCAGCCTCACCGACTCGAACTCCTTCGAGCCCCGCAGCGCCGTCAAGGGCGATGTGGCCCGCATGATCCTCTACATGGCCGTCCGTTACGAGGGCGACGACGCGTGGGAGGACCTGGAGCCCAACGACTCGGTCTCCAACGGCAGCGTCCCGTACCACGGCCGCCTCTCGGTCCTGAAGCAGTGGAACGAGGCGGACCCGCCCAGCGCCTTCGAGGAGCGCCGCAACGAGCTCATCTACTCGAACTACCAGGGCAACCGGAACCCGTTCATCGACCACCCCGAGTGGGTCGAGGCGATCTGGTAG